The sequence below is a genomic window from Microbacterium sp. cx-55.
GATCTCGGACTGCCGCAGGGCGCTCCGCAGCCGTCGCAGGTCGACGGGATCGAACCCCGCCGACAGCAGCGTCTCGACCGGATCCGATTCATCGTCGTCAGCAGCCGCGCACACGACGCTCACGAGACTTCGCACGCTCCCCCGGCGCCCGAGCGGCTCGGCGAGTCCGGGCGCGCGGGCGGGCACCTCGCGCGCCGACAGCTCTGCCTCCAGGGTCGCCACCTGCCGCGAATCGTGCGCGATCACCGCGCACCGCTCCCAGGCGACGGCGTCGTGCAGATGCCGCTCCCGCAGCACGCGGGCGATCGCGTCGTGCTCCTCGGTCACCGAGCGCGCGGTGAGTACTCGCACGGAGCCGTCATCGGCTGCGCCGCGCGGCGCAGAACGATGCGCCACGATTCCGGCGGCGCCGATCCGCTGCGTGACCGCGCGGACGACGTCGGCGTTGAAGGCCGTGCCCCGATGCACCGCACGGAGCACGATCGTCTCGCCGAGCGAACCCGCCAGCGCGGCGAAGTGCTCGGGTCGGGCGCCGCGGAACACCCCGGAGCCGAGGTCGGGGTCGCCGAACGCCATCACCCCGACGCCGCGCTCGTGCAGCGCCTCGAGGAGAGCCACCCCGCCCCGGGTGAGTTCCTGCGCGTCGTCGACCAGCACGGCGCCGAGACGGCGGACGGCCGCGAAGGCCGGATCGGCGTGGTCCAGTGTGCGCACCAGCGCCACCGCTTCGTCGGTGAGTCCGGCCGCATCGCGGTACGCCGTCCGGAGGTCGGCGCGGACGTCGTCATACTCGACCATGAACTCCGCGAGCGCCGCCCACACCGGCACGCCGTGCCGCCGGGCGAGTTCGCTCAGATGGGCGGGAGAAAGCTGCAGGGCGACGCACTCCGCCAGAAACGCGCGGACTTCGCTCCGGAACGCACGAGACGAGCGCACGGAGGCACCGAAGCCGTCGGGCCAGAACGAGGGCGCACCCTCTGCGTCGTCGGCTTCGTGACCGCGGAGGAGATCGTGGATGATCTGATCGTCGTCGGCACCGGTGAGAAGTCGCGGCGCGGGGCGGCCGCGCTGGATCTCGTGGGCGCGCACGATCTCGAACGCCAACGACACCACGGACCGCGCCGGGGCCCCCGACCTCGCGCTCCCCATCGCGATCGACAGACGGTCTCGCAGGGCGGTCGCGGTCTGCCGGGTCGGCGTCAGCACGAGCACGGCGTCCGGGTCGATGCCTGCCCGAACGAGCGCCGCCGCGCGCTCGACGATGACCGTCGTCTTACCGCTGCCGGGCGCGCCGACGACGAGACCGGATGCGGACGCCGGCCGCGCGAGCACAGCGGCCTGATCGTCGTCCCAGACCGGGTCGGTCGCCTCCGGCGCCGCCACGGAATCGCTCACCGCATCCATCCCTGCAACGCTAACCCGGACCGCCGACACGCGTTCGCCCACAGCGTGCCGCCGAGGCCCCCCGGGGACGGACCGCGTCCGGTGAGGTGCCGTAGGCTCGAAAACGCCCCCAGAACCCCGACACGAGGAGCGCATCCGTGGAGATCCGCATCGGCATCGCGAACACCGGCCGCGAGCTCAACTTCGAGACCGCCCAGCCCGCCGAGGACGTGAAGAAGTCCATCGCCGAAGCACTCAACGAGAAGGCACCGTTCGTCAGCTTCACCGACGTGAAGGGCAACTCCTACCTGGTGCCCTCCGCCGCCCTGGCCTACATCGAACTCGGCACCGAAGAGACCCGCCGGGTCGGCTTCTTCGCCTGAGCAGATGGACATCCTGCTCGCGTTCGTCTTCGGAGCAGCGCTCGGGGTGATCGCGCATGCGATCCTCCCGGGGCGAGAGCTCCGCGGCGCGGCGCTCGCGCCTATCGTGGGCGCCCTCGTCGGCGGCGCCGTCTGGCTCGCACTCACGTGGGCCGGACTCACGACGGATGACGTCGTCCTGTGGGCTGCGGCGCTGCTCGTCCCCGCGGTCGTGGTGGTCGTGGGAGTGGTCGCGCTGACCCGCATCCGACGCTCGCACGACGCCCGCGAGGCCGCGCGCCTCGGAATCGCCTGACCGAGCCGCGCGCTTGGCGCTGCCGCCCGCTCAGGACGAGAGGTTCATGGCCTCCATGCGCCGCGCGTGCGCGGCCATGAGCTGGGTGAAGACCGGCTCCACGCGGTCATCCAACGGGACGCCGTCCGCGGTGCTCCGGAGGGCGGCGCGCGCGATGAGCAGGGTGTCGCCCACGAGGCGCCGACCCCACATCGCCAGGAGCGATGACCATTCCGGGTCTCCGGCGATGGTCTCGGTGATGATCTCGACGATCGCCTGCCGGTCGTCCTTGCCGCCGAGCGTGCGTGCCACCCGGCGGCCGGTCTCGCCGTAGCCGCCGGAGAGCGCCAGGTAGAAGTCGTCGAGCATGCCCGCCGTGAGATGCACGGAGATCAGCGTCTCCTGCGGACGGATGCCGTGGGTCGCCGCGCGGAATGCGTCGAGCGGCTCGCGGAACGGCAGCATCAGCGCGGTCGGATCGTCTCCCCGTTCTCGGATGAGGGCGACCAGCTCTTCGTGCTTGCGAAGAGCGGCTCCTGCCGCGCGCGAGAGTGCCTCTTTCTGCGCGAGCTCGGGGGTCGAGGCGATCAACTCGCTGAGCGTCTCGAAGAAGCCGAGCTGCAGGTACGCGGCCTGGCCCAGGAAAATGTCGATGTCGGGCGCGAGCTCGGCGAAATCGACCCGCGTCGCACCGTCGAGCTCGCCACGCGAACGCAGCCGGAGCGCGCGATCGACAGGGGCACGCCGACGCCGGAACCATTCCCACACGCGTTACAGCCTACGGCTCGGGTATCGTGGGATCCGCCTCGGCGTCGGACCGAGGCCACCGCGCCTGGGACGAGAAGGGCGTGGACATTCCGCCGGCGGTCACGAACCGCCATCGACCAGACAGGTTCATATAGTGACGACCTTCGCCGAACTCGGCGTGGACCAGGACATCATCGACACCCTCGCCGCGCGCGGGATCGTGGATTCCTTCCCCATCCAGGAACAGACCATCCCCCTCTCCATGCCGGGCCAGGACATCATCGGCCAGGCCAAGACGGGCACCGGCAAGACCTTCGGCTTCGGCATCCCGGTCGTGCAGCGCCTCGGACCCAACCCGGAACCGGGCGTCAAGGCCCTCATCGTCGTCCCGACCCGCGAACTCGCGGTGCAGGTGTACGAAGACATGGACATGCTGACGTCCAACCGCTCCACGAGCGTCGTCGCCATCTACGGCGGCAAGGCCTACGAGGGCCAGATCGACCAGCTCAAGGCCGGCGCGCAGATCGTCGTCGGCACCCCCGGTCGCCTGATCGACCTGAACAACCAGCGACTCCTCGACCTGTCGAACGCGACCGAGGTCGTGCTCGATGAGGCCGACAAGATGCTCGACCTCGGCTTCCTCTCCGACATCGAGAAGATCTTCCAGAAGGTCGCCCCGGTGCGCCACACCCAGCTCTTCTCGGCGACCATGCCCGGCCCGATCGTGGCCCTGGCGCGGCGGTTCATGTCGAACCCGATCCACATCCGCGCCACGGACCCCGACGAGGGGCTCATGCAGGCGAACATCCGCCATCTCGTCTACCGCGCGCACTCGCTCGACAAGGACGAGGTCATCGCCCGCATCCTGCAGTCCGAGGGCC
It includes:
- a CDS encoding DUF3107 domain-containing protein, whose translation is MEIRIGIANTGRELNFETAQPAEDVKKSIAEALNEKAPFVSFTDVKGNSYLVPSAALAYIELGTEETRRVGFFA
- a CDS encoding ferritin-like fold-containing protein, producing MWEWFRRRRAPVDRALRLRSRGELDGATRVDFAELAPDIDIFLGQAAYLQLGFFETLSELIASTPELAQKEALSRAAGAALRKHEELVALIRERGDDPTALMLPFREPLDAFRAATHGIRPQETLISVHLTAGMLDDFYLALSGGYGETGRRVARTLGGKDDRQAIVEIITETIAGDPEWSSLLAMWGRRLVGDTLLIARAALRSTADGVPLDDRVEPVFTQLMAAHARRMEAMNLSS